The proteins below are encoded in one region of Triticum aestivum cultivar Chinese Spring chromosome 1B, IWGSC CS RefSeq v2.1, whole genome shotgun sequence:
- the LOC123150207 gene encoding rho GDP-dissociation inhibitor 1 encodes MGFPLTKVELKSHSRNNPNPNPAAAEQKSPSPSLFLPHKSIKPSINHAARLQVQDSILLLCRGGEGREEEAIQGGNMDQQEEEASVSVSVSVSVPSSLHLEEEEEEEEEEEEEEEQDEEEEDQQDMAPVKMALGPQVPLKDLLHLHKEEEEGEDESLRRWKEQLLGPDAVHTTNLLHALGAETVEPEVTILNLTILAPGRPDLLLPIPFVPDDKGHAFALKDGCAYSFRFSFAVSNNIVSGLKYSHTVWKTGVKVENQKVMLGTFSPQQEPYTYKAEEDSTPSGIFARGSYSARLKFVDDDGKVYLDMRYSFEIRKDWPN; translated from the exons atgGGCTTCCCTCTCACAAAAGTTGAGCTAAAATCTCACTCGCGCAacaaccccaaccccaaccctgCTGCTGCCGAGCAAAAATCCCCATCCCCTTCCCTTTTCCTTCCCCACAAATCAATCAAACCCTCCATCAATCACGCGGCGCGCCTCCAAGTCCAAGATTCGATTTTGCTTCTgtgtaggggaggggaggggagggaagaggaggCGATCCAGGGAGGGAACATGGATCAGCAGGAGGAGGAAGCGTCCGTCTCCGTCAGCGTCAGCGTCAGCGTTCCATCCTCGTTGcatctggaggaggaggaggaggaggaggaggaggaggaggaggaggaggagcaggatgaagaagaggaagaccaacaAGACATGGCTCCGGTGAAGATGGCGCTGGGCCCTCAGGTTCCCCTcaaggacctcctccacctccacaaG gaggaggaggagggggaggatgaGAGCCTCCGTAGATGGAAGGAGCAGCTCCTCGGACCAGATGCTGTCCACACCACAAACCTCCTCCATGCCCTTGGAGCAG AGACCGTCGAACCGGAGGTGACCATACTCAACCTCACCATCCTCGCACCAGGGAGGCCTGACCTGCTTCTGCCGATACCCTTCGTGCCCGATGACAAGGGCCACGCCTTCGCGCTCAAGGACGGCTGCGCATACAGCTTCCGCTTCTCCTTCGCCGTCTCCAACAACATCGTGTCCGGTCTCAAGTACTCACACACCGTCTGGAAGACCGGAGTTAAAG TGGAGAACCAGAAGGTGATGCTGGGGACATTCAGCCCTCAGCAGGAGCCCTACACGTACAAGGCTGAGGAAGATAGCACCCCGAGCGGCATCTTTGCAAGGGGTTCCTATTCTGCCAGATTAAAG TTTGTGGATGATGATGGGAAGGTGTACCTGGACATGAGGTACAGCTTTGAGATCAGGAAGGACTGGCCTAATTAA
- the LOC780626 gene encoding histone deacetylase HDT2 produces the protein MARTGPFKRVRSTTQPQSAIPQIHPSVRPSVGLNPSRPSSDSPPPPVAMEFWGLEVKPNQSVKVSPDDDHFLHLSQGALGEVKKDDKATMFVKIGDQKLAIGTLSTDKFPQIQFDLVFEKEFELSHNSKTSSVFFSGYKVFQPAEGDEMDFDSEDDSEEEEEKIIPALTKENGKPEAKEQKKQVKIDTAAPSKSKAAAKDVGKSKKDDDSDDDDDSDEDDSEDDSGDDGALIPMEDDSDDSEDGDDSSDDSEDSSDEEEEETPKKQETGKKRVAGSVLKTPVTDKKAKIATPSGQKTGDKKGAVHVATPHPAKKAGKTPATSEKSPKSGGSVACKSCSKTFNSEGALASHSKAKHEAK, from the exons ATGGCCCGCACTGGGCCTTTTAAAAGGGTACGCTCCACCACCCAGCCCCAGTCAGCCATTCCCCAAATccatccgtccgtccgtccgtccgtcggcttaaaccctagccgcccctcctccgactcgccgccgccgccggttgccATGGAGTTCTGGG GCCTTGAGGTTAAGCCTAACCAGTCCGTCAAGGTTTCACCTGATGATGACCACTTCCTCCATCTCTCCCAG GGTGCCCTTGGCGAAGTCAAGAAGGATGACAAGGCAACCATGTTCGTCAAGATCGGCGACCAGAAGCTGGCCATCGGGACCCTCTCTACCGACAAGTTCCCTCAGATCCAGTTTGACCTCGTCTTCGAGAAGGAGTTTGAGCTGTCACACAATTCCAAGACATCCAGCGTCTTCTTCTCTGGCTACAAGGTTTTCCAGCCTGCCGAGGGAGATGA GATGGATTTTGATTCTGAGGATGactctgaggaggaggaagagaagatcATTCCAGCACTCACCAAGGAAAATG GCAAACCTGAAGCCAAGGAGCAGAAGAAGCAGGTTAAGATTGACACTGCTGCGCCTTCAAAGTCAAAGGCCGCTGCCAAGGATGTGGGAAAATCTAAGAAGGATGAtgacagcgatgatgatgatgacagtgatgaGGATGACAGCGAAGATGACTCTGGTGATGATGGAGCATTGATTCCCATGGAGGATGATTCT GATGACAGTGAGGATGGTGATGACTCCTCTGATGATAGCGAGGATagctctgatgaggaggaagaagaaacaccCAAG AAGCAAGAGActgggaagaagagggtggctGGAAGCGTGTTGAAGACCCCTGTTACTGACAAGAAGGCCAAGATTGCAACACCGTCAGGCCAGAAGACAG GTGACAAGAAGGGAGCTGTCCATGTGGCGACTCCGCACCCGGCCAAGAAGGCAGGCAAGACCCCAGCAACCAGTGAGAAGTCGCCCAAGTCTGGAGGGTCGGTCGCGTGCAAGTCGTGCAGCAA GACATTCAACAGTGAGGGCGCTCTAGCTTCGCACTCCAAGGCCAAGCATGAGGCCAAGTAG